The sequence TTATTGACGGCGCTAAGctttattatattgtttctcTTAGGTTAGAAGAGAATGGAGGAACTCATTAAGAGTGctcctggaactcctttggtttttatattttattttattgcaattttatctattcatctatggtTTTCTGTGACAACTATCATGCTTGAATAGATTCaccttgttaggtttagggttcaaaatAATCATGAGGgatagcccaaaatatagaatttctaCATTGTTAGGATATGAATCAATTAATCAATTAAATTGTTCtttaatgcatgtgttctagagtagaTACCTAGGACCTTGTTCTTAGATAATAAGGCGAAAGAAAAGGCATGGTTCTTATATGATCTAATTCATATTGTgataggattgctagaaacaagcaaCAACTTATTTTAGTTTAACATAGTGAACAAGTCAAACCCCGCATggtaaagcttgctagaaggaACGTCGATCAACAACTTAGTAGTTTGCATCGACGAAGGGCTGaaaagtgtatcgatcgacaatccATAATTGTAGTATTGAGTTATTGACAATAATGCAGTACAAGCGACAGGGTGATGCGGACAACTTTTAGAGCTAGACAATAGATAATCTTACAAACGAAAGTGATAAAATATTACttagtttgagttctagaatatccaacCTTAGCATCTATACCATTATAATCCTGATGCCCGAATAGAATCCTAAGTCTAGCAAAACAtcaaacaactcatcaatttactgaacaactaccttgttcacTCAGTTCTGTTATTACTGATTTATAATTATTAGCCTAGattaattaataactatttaGATCTAGTGTGTGCCCTAGCTTCCTATGAATTCGATCCTAaatactacaactcgacctcttatttgaaagagtacaaatcactccttagggtaatttgagtgatatcaaaaatttggcgccgttgtcgGGGATCGAACCCAGGTCACCCGCCTGACATACCGGAATACTTACCACTAtacaaatttggcgccgttgccgggtagctttgatcgccattagatcgtTGTCTAGTAATattagtctaggttttactactgttcaaaacatttataaaagaattttcttCTGTCTCAGTTACATATATCAGTACCAGAACCAATGAGGAGAGGATTTCTTGGGTTCTCGAAGAAGGAGCCAGTGATTCACACATGATCTGTAAGTCTACGAgggaagcatcgatcgatatcctcCAAGCAGCAGCGTTTACAGTGTGAACCAAGCATTGAATGACACTATTCATCATGTGTCGGAAAATACTATTCATCCATGTACTGTTCATCCTGGTCTTATTCACCCCGGTATTGTTCATCCAGAAACTGTCATATCATGCATTGATTGACACCGTTCATcctgcatcgatcgatattgttcATCCAGTGTCGAACGACACTGTTCACCACGACAATTGTTCATCGTGGAATTGTTTACCGCGACAATGATCATTGTGACGCTGTTCATTTAGATACGGTTCATCCCGTCACTGTTCAGCCGGTGACAAACGACACCACCTGTGAGGAGACAGAGAAGATCAAAGTGCTCACACTTAAGGTCGACGAGAATGAGATTTTAAGAGACGAAGAAGGTTGCACTCGCAAACAGCGCATGACAATTGATTAATGCTCAGAGTGCTGTAATCCCTGATGTGATTATTGTTGCTGAGATTGAATGACTTTGATATGATCCCCAAAGTGGTATGATTGGGTAATACTTAGGGATTGactccacagagactctagatAACACAATAGATTTGTAATTTTCGAAGTAAAGCTAGACAataattgttggggtcaaataTATCACGACAAAATCAAAGACCGAAGAATCCCGGAAAGTGTCTCTTGTAATAAGAAGTTTCGTATAAGCCTCAAAAAGAAACGAAAGTTCTAAGAACGGAAAAGTCCAATCTCTTTGTAGCCTTGGGGAAACAAACTATGAAGCATGGAGAATGCCTTACCAGCATCTTAATCATCCATCGAAGAAAGCCAGGTCCCATCCCATCCCGACGTCCTGTCCCGCTGCGTCTGGATGCTCCAAGCGTCCTGGCCGTCCTCATCTCCGAAACCTAACCATTTCCAGCCTGCTACTCATAAGAGAAATCCAAATTACCACCAATATCTCATTTAAGAGCTTAGGTGCAGTATCAGCGATAGGGTATTGACCTCAGAACACCTGAACTCTAAACGTTCAGGATTCTAATCAAGTTGAAAGCTTAAGATTTTTTCAGCATTTAAACAGGTATATAAAGGGTTATAAATCCTTCTTGACCGAAAAAACAGGATCACTTTAGTGATCAATACcagaaaaaaaacagacaaaaaaacagaaagcaTGGTGAACGACGTTTTTACTAtgcaaaagaaaagtaaaaaagagTAACTGAAAAAATAGTCAAAGAAATCGCATTCAGAACCATTTTCTTCAGAATTTAATTCtacaattttttcataaattagaggaaaaaaattaaaaaaaattctaatttaaaataatatattttctaaaaaaaattgtcatttcaggatttcaaaataaaaacataattttgcgAATTCAGacataaaaattattgaaatactAAAAACAttgtaaaatatacaaatataatcattataaatgatatattttatattgttataaGAAAAACTGGATAGATAACTAACATAAGACAGTACAGATAAGTTTCACATAACTTTTCGGTTTATATACGttaaaacagagaaacaacaaaaaaaaaaaaacaaacttttaaaatagtCATCATTAACTTTCATATAAATTACCAAGAATTACCAAAAAATCATCATTTCACGATCAACGATCAAAATCAGACTAAACTATATtagaatttcatattttttctaataatatacattatacgactcaaacttttaaaaaatcatgCATTATTTTCATGATTGTAGCTATATATTCAGTGATGTTTTCGGCACAAAATTGTCTTTCAACCAATGTTGAAAAATGTGTCAAACACTGCATCCCAAATCAGTGCATGAAAGTAGCCAAAAAAGCAGATATGTctatttgtgaagaagcttgcaAAAAGTTTTGCAACAAACATGTAAAAAGTTTTGCCTATACCGATGGTGGTTTTTTTGCACTCATATTTGGAATTGTGTTTCGtaactattttcaaatttaaaagtacAATTGTATTCTTTGTTTTGacatgttaaatatatatatatatatatatatatatgtaaatcgaTATTTCTGTTTGTTTTATCTGAcgcatattattatatatatatatatatatatatatatacttttattgtGCAACAAGTTTTTATCGGtgttaacaaatattttatattaaaattactgtatatttaaaaaatacatacaaACAATTCCAATAAACAATGCCATATaacttagtaaaatttcattttaatcaaCATCAACGCTAATTAAAAATATGCTAGCGATAAATGGTGATTGCATtgtaaattttacataatttagtgatataaaaaattaagaatcaaTCCACACAAATAAAAAGGAGTACAATCAATTTCTATGCAAgccaaaaattaatatatagtgaaaaTAAACTTTTGTGCACTTaagataaaagtaaaaaaagtaaacacaaaacaaaaatatagacTGGTCACATTAGTAGTTAATGTAGGAACTCCAAAATTAAACCTTCTAAGCTTTCACATTCTGTATTTTTGGCTTCCCTTGGTTTAATCAATACCTCTTTGAATCTCCTATATTTGTTCTCTTAACTATCTCATGTTTCATCTCACCTCCACGATTCAATTTATGACATAATGACTTTGTATCACATCTCTCTCTTCCCCCTCTAACAAGTTTTTCCAATTTTGTACTTTTCTGACCAATTTTGCTAATCATATTCGTGAATATTTTTtgaatgtaaataaaattttgtttcttatttacTCGAGCTTTGTCTTCGTAcaactttttctcttttttactttttgtgaCTAAATTTCTTAGctttctttattattatagatattttctcACTGCTTATTCCTGAGGCGAACTTGATTCTcattctcttccttctctttcttgcAAATCCACCTCCGTCTTAATCTCTTCCATCTTTTTCTCTGCCACGGTGTGTATACCTGGCCAATTGATAtatcatggattttacccattttagCTATGGTATATAGATGTTTTAGgaactatttttattatgtttttgagTCTTTTTAGCACATTTACAGGTTCAGGAGTGTTATGGAGGAAAATGATTGATTTGGGTGCATTTTAGAGATAAAAGGAGAGGAAGCTCGTAGTTGACCATCGAACTTGTGTGAAAGTCGACGATCAGAGATAAACATTGATCCACGCACATCCtttgccgtcgatcgatatcaaaGCGCGCAAAACCCAGCTAGGTTTCCAGCCGGCCTAAATCCCAAGTCATGACATATACATAAATAGCCCTGGCCgacttttaacctaatatttatgtgctctgccattgttcttGGCAATACACGctttcttattttctactttACACAGCAAACAAAACTTATGGATCAAATCAATAGACACTGAGATTACACATAGATTTGTAGTTTTTGAAAGTAAAGCTAGACGattattgttggggtcaaaatcgatCACGATGGAATCAATGCACGAGGAATCCCGAAAGTATCTCTTGTAACAAGAAGTTTCGTATAAGTCCTCAAAAAGAAATGACAAGTTCTAAGAACGGAAAAATCCAATCTCTTCGTAGCCTTGGGGAAAAACTACGAAGCATGGAGAAATGCCTTACCAGCGTCTTAACGTCCATCAAAGAAAGCCAAGGTACATCCCGTCCCAGCGTCCTCTCCCGTCCCGTCCCGATGCATCTGGATGCTCCAAGCGTCCTGGCCGTCCTCATCGCCGAAACCTAACTGTTTCCAGCCCAATCCAAAATCACCACCAATTATCTCATTAAGAGCTTAAGGTGCAGTCTCATCGATGGGGTATTGACCTCAGAATACTGAACACTTAAACATTCAGGTTTCTAATCAAAGTTGAAAGCTTTAGATTCTTTCCGCATTTAAAAAGGTATGTAAAGGGGTTATAAACCCTTCTTGACCGAAAAACCAGATCGCTGTAGTGGTCAAAACAagaaaaaccagaaaaaaaagaaagtgtgGTGAACGCATCTGTTACTATGCAAAAGAAGTGAAAAGAGTAACTAAAAAATAGTCAAAGAAATCGCATTCAAAGCATTTTCTTCATGATTTGATTCTACAGGTTTTTGCATATATTAGaggaaagaattaaaaatatttttctaatttaaaataatatattttctaaaaaaatgtcaattcaggatttcaaaataaaaccataatttgtGAGTTTAGACATAAAACTTTAATGAAATACTATGAAATCATATAAATACAACTATAATCattataaatgatatattttatattgttataaGAAAACTGGATAGATAACTAACATAAGAAAGtacaatataaatttaaacataatttgATTCGGTTATATACGttaaaacagagaaacaacaaaaaaaaaaaaacaaacaaactgtTAAAAATAGTCATCATTAACTTTCTATATAAATTACCAAGAGATTACCAAAAAATCATCATTTCACGATCAACGATCAAAATCAGACTAAACTATTAGAATTTCATATTtgttctaataatatatattatgacgactcaaacttttaaaaaatcatgCATTATTTTCATGATTGTAGCTATATATACAGTGATGTTTTCGGCCAAAATTGTCTTTCAACCAATGTTGAAAAAATGTGTCAAACACTGCATCCCAAATCAGTGCATGAAAGTAGCCAAAAAAGCAGATATGTctatttgtgaagaagcttgcaAAAAGTTTGCAACAAACATGTAACAAGTCATGAAGAATATGCTGTTCCTATAACCGATGGTGGTTTCTTTTGCACCCATATTTGGAATTGTGTTTCGtaactattttcaaatttaaaagttacAATTGTATTCTTTGTTTTAAcaggttaaatatatatatatatatatatatatatatatatatatatatatatatgtataatcgATATTTCTGTTTGTTTTATCTGAcgcaattatatatatatatatatatattattatcctTTTAGTGTGTAACAAGTTTTTATCAGtgttaacaaatatttaatattcaaaattactgtatatttcaaaaaatatatcacAACAATTCCAATAACAATGCCATATTaacttagtaaaatttcattttaatcaaCATCAACGCTAATTAAAATATGCTAGCGATAAATGGTGATTGCATtgtaaattttacataatttagtgatataaaaaattaagaatcaatccacacaaaataaaaaggagtacAATCAATTTCTATGCAAgccaaaaattaatatatagtgaaaaTAAACTTTTGTGCACTTAGGATAaagtaaaaaaagtaaaacacaaaacaaaaatatagacTGGTCACATTAGTTTAATGTAGGAACTCCAAAATTAAACCTTCTAAGCTTTCACATTCTGTATTTTTGGCTTCCCTTGGTTTCATCAATACTCTTTGAATCTCTTATATTTGTTCTCTTAACTATCTCATGTTTCATATCTCACCTCCACGATTCCAGTTATGACATAATGACTTTGTATCACATCTCTCTCTTCCCCTCTAACAAGTTCTTCCAATTTTGTACTTTTCTGACCAATTTTGCTAATCATATTCGTGAATATTTGtgaatgtaaataaaatattgtttcttaTTTACTCGAGCTTTGTCTTCGTAcaactttttctcttttttactttttgtgaC is a genomic window of Brassica napus cultivar Da-Ae unplaced genomic scaffold, Da-Ae ScsIHWf_2360;HRSCAF=3047, whole genome shotgun sequence containing:
- the LOC125600706 gene encoding uncharacterized protein LOC125600706; translation: MIVAIYSVMFSAQNCLSTNVEKCVKHCIPNQCMKVAKKADMSICEEACKKFCNKH